Proteins found in one Hevea brasiliensis isolate MT/VB/25A 57/8 chromosome 18, ASM3005281v1, whole genome shotgun sequence genomic segment:
- the LOC110666084 gene encoding phospholipase A1-II 1, with protein sequence MQSIHKTLQERKQEREMANDIATNWKVLSGEKNWEDLLDPIDDNLRRYLIRYGQLTGTVGDAFNDVKVSDAYALCRYPPEAYFTRTGIQLGNPFKYQVTDYFYGRSEIHFSEWTPAKRSAYFGFVAVATDEGKLALGRRDIVVCWRGTVLKIEWFKDFDCTLTSASDIFPNTKAKVHHGFHGIYATKDSDSTYNKTSAREQVLGAVRRLVDKYAELNEEVSITVTGHSLGAALATLNAMDIAANGYNKPSGSETVYPVTAFVYASPRVGDKAFREVFTGLSDLHLLRLKNNKDIVPDLPVPVPIIFPYEDVGVELYIDTTKSPSIKHESIAEAHDLNLYLHGVAGYQGKNAAFNLVITDLDIALVNKHNDLLTDDRKVPPKWWSNVPNKGMIQIDIGFWKLNDYIPDPPSDDASENGTN encoded by the exons ATGCAAAGCATACATAAGACTTTGCAAGAGAGAAAACAAGAAAGAGAAATGGCAAACGACATAGCAACAAACTGGAAAGTTCTTAGTGGGGAGAAAAACTGGGAGGATCTTTTAGACCCTATTGACGATAATCTCCGCCGCTATCTCATTCGCTATGGTCAATTAACTGGAACTGTTGGTGATGCCTTCAATGACGTGAAGGTATCTGATGCATATGCACTTTGCCGATATCCGCCAGAGGCATACTTCACTCGGACAGGCATACAACTTGGGAATCCCTTCAAATACCAAGTGACTGACTACTTTTATGGGAGATCAGAAATCCATTTTAGTGAATGGACCCCTGCTAAGCGATCTGCTTATTTTGGGTTCGTTGCTGTAGCCACAGATGAAGGGAAGCTTGCTCTAGGAAGAAGGGACATTGTGGTCTGCTGGAGAGGGACTGTCTTGAAAATCGAATGGTTCAAAGATTTTGACTGCACTTTAACCTCAGCTTCTGATATATTTCCTAACACCAAAGCTAAGGTGCACCATGGTTTCCACGGTATCTACGCAACCAAAGATTCAGATTCCACATACAATAAGACTAGCGCCAGAGAGCAG GTTCTAGGAGCGGTTAGGAGACTTGTGGACAAGTACGCAGAATTAAACGAGGAAGTGAGCATAACTGTAACTGGCCACAGCTTGGGTGCAGCCCTTGCAACCCTTAACGCGATGGACATAGCTGCCAATGGCTATAACAAGCCAAGTGGATCAGAGACTGTATATCCGGTCACTGCCTTTGTTTATGCGAGCCCCCGCGTTGGAGACAAAGCTTTCCGCGAAGTGTTCACTGGACTGAGCGACCTTCATCTGTTACGCTTGAAAAATAATAAGGAtattgttcctgatcttccagtACCTGTTCCGATAATCTTTCCCTACGAAGATGTTGGTGTGGAGCTGTACATTGACACCACCAAATCACCATCCATAAAGCATGAGAGTATCGCAGAAGCACATGATTTGAACCTTTATCTTCATGGAGTTGCAGGTTACCAAGGGAAGAATGCAGCTTTCAACTTGGTCATTACTGATCTTGATATTGCACTGGTGAATAAACATAACGATCTTTTAACGGATGATCGTAAGGTGCCACCGAAATGGTGGAGTAATGTGCCCAACAAAGGCATGATTCAGATTGACATAGGGTTCTGGAAGCTGAATGATTATATTCCAGATCCTCCAAGCGATGATGCTTCTGAGAATGGCACCAATTAA